CAATGCGCTCGCCGTTTCCGAAGGGTCAATGCGGACGGAGGTGATGCCGGCCTCCGGTGCGGCTTTTTCCAAGGCTGCCAAAATGCGTGGCATTGAGAAAAACTCGCCGGTGTCTGTCATCGCGATGCGAAAGCGGCGTGTCGTCGTTTCTGGTACAAAACGATGCGTGTCCTGAACCGTTTGTTCCAGTAAGGCAAACGCAGTCTCAAATGGGCCACGCAACCGAGTAGCCGTTTCTGTGGGTATCATTTGATTTCCAACGCGTTGAAATAGGGGGTCGGAAAATTGATCTCGCAATCGACGCAAGGAATGGCTAACTGCGGGCTGGGTCAGGCCAAGGCGTTCTCCGGCGCCCGTCAGGCTTTGCATGTCCCAAATCGCCAAAAAGACTTTGATGAGATTGAGATCGAAGTGGCTAGAGTTGAAGTTTCTCATGAAGGATTTCCAACCCATAAAGAATGTAGCAAAGAATCAATCGTTGCTCTTTGACCTCAGGGGTAACCGCGAGGGGCGTCTAAACCGGCTAAAACCCGCCCTGCGTTTTCAATCGTCATATCGGTCACAGCGGCATGTTGGGTCACAACCATTGCATCGCGCAGATAGCGTTGCATGGGGTTCCCCGAAGCAATCACGCCCATCCCAGAAATAGTATAGCATTTTTGCACAATTTGCGCGCCAACCTTGGCAGCGTTCGAGGCACTCAATCGCAACAAGTTGATGTGTTCAAGTGGCACAGGGTCTCCTTGAAGAAGATAGTCCCACGCTTCTTCGGCAGCTTCGTAAAAAAACGCGCGCGCACCGCGCAGGGCTGCTTCTGTCTCCGCGACGCCAGTTAAATAATATCCGCGGTCACAAAGGCGGGAATGTCCGGCCATGAGCTTTGCTGCGTTAGACACGGATTTTGCATGCTCAATTGCGGCACGTGCCAAACCAAGGTTACAGGCTGCGTGAACTTGCGCTTGGTACGCCATTGCAGGATATCGGTAGAGCGGTTCGTCAAATAGGCCAGGGGCGCCACGTTCACAAATCCAAGTGTCAGAATAGTATTTGTCCGTTACTGTGGTGTCGTGGCTGCCTGTGCCTTGCATGCCGGAAACGTCCCAACATTCAATGATCTCTACCTCGTCGGCAGGCGCAACAGCCATCATTACGATGGGCGGAGCGTTCGGCTCGTCGCCCTGCGGAACGCCTTCGATCCCGACGCCAATCCAGTCAGCCCCCATGCAACCAGATGCGAATTTCCAACGGCCAGACACATTCCAGCCGCCTTCAACACGTGTGGCCTTTTGGACGGGATGTAACCCGCCAGCAAAAACTTGATCGGGTCCGTTCGCATACATAATTTCTTGGGCTTCGATGGGCAATGCGGCGGTATATGTGTTTGCTGAGCCAAATGCCGAGACCCACGCCGCAGAGCCATCGACTGTGCCGATTTTATCAACCATTTTCAGAAAGTGATGGGGCGCCATCGCGTCGCCACCAAACCGCGTAGGTGTGGCAGACCGGAAAATCCGTGCTTTTTTCATGAGCGCGATAATGTCTTTTGGCACATGCCGTTTTTGCTCGATCTCGCCGCGTCTCTCTGCAATCGTCTTGAGTAGATGCTTGAATTCTAAAGTTTCCGTGAGTTTCGAAAAATCCTGTTCCAACGACTGGGCGCTTGAAATTTCTGTTGTTTTTACATCAAGTACTGTTGTCATTGGAGCATTCCTTTTCGCTGTTTAAATGTATTAGCGCCGAAATTACTTCATAAATCAAATTCATTTTACTAACTGTGCGCATGAACTAAATTCATTCATTCATTCATTCATTCATTCACTTGCTCGTGACCGCCCTCACGGTCCTTGGGTAGATGCAATGTGAACTCAAGTTAGTTCGCGACATTTGTTCTATCCCTGTTTTCTTAGTTCCTCAGTGAAGGTTTCGGTCGGAGTGAAGTGGCCCGGCAAAGCTGGACCGCGTGCTTAAGTGTATCCAACACGAATGAATGGATACGAGAATGACGCGCCAGTGTAGGTTGCTCAAGATCAGCCTTTCGTCGATCTATTACACACCAGTTGGGGTGAATGCTGAGACACTTAAGCTGATGCATGAGATTGATAGGGTGTTCACCAAATAAGCATGCCGTCATCCGCCGCACTAAACTTGCAGACAGGAAGGCACGTGAGGACAAAGCTGCAGAGCTCGCTGACAAAGAAGCCAGCATTGCCCACCGCGAGGCCGAGTTGACCGAAGCGGTTGAGGCCATGAGTGAGGTTTTTGAAGCCGTTGAAATCGGCGAGGCCGTGGTTGAAAACGGCCAATTCTTTCTGTCGCGCTGGCCCGATATCATCGCCCGCATGCGGGGCGATGGCCGCGATGACGTCTCCGCCCCAGTCCGCAAGCTGATCAACGGCTTTGTCGGTCTTGTGGTGCGCTTGACTAAATGGGGGCAGGACAGTGATGGGCCCGAAGTGCAAGAGGATGATGGGCCGAGTTTTGGTAGGTATCCCCTGATCCGAACACCCCTCCGTCCTGTGCTTGACGAAACTCATTTCCAATTAGAAGGCCTGACAAATAGCTTACCATGTCACGAACCGCGAGTTCGCCTGAGCGTGTCATGGTTGAAAACAGACCCATCAACACCTAGGGGGCGGAGCATCAGCGTAGCAGACGACTTTGAGCACGGCATTTTAGCAAGCTGAACGCGATAGGGCGTTCTAGTCGAATAAGACGTTGATACAATTTTGGCACCGATCTTGCGACCGCACATTTCCATGTGGCACCAAAGAAGTTCTATGGCGCGGTAAAACCACTTCTGCCAAAATTATGTGTCTCCGACTTTGCGACATTGAGGGAGACTAAAAACATTGAGATGTCATCTTGGTTAGTGAGGAGTAAAATTGGCATAATATAATTCATGGGTGGCTTGGCTCACCGACTCGTGTTTTTATCGGCGAATAAAACTGAATATTTTTCAATTGCCGTGAGGGCCTCATCCGAAAATAGTTCGGGTTTTCCGTTGACGAGAGCTTTGACTGTTTCTACGACTCTATTGAGGTGCCGATCAATGGCTTGTTCAGCGGAGGTGCTATCGCCCGCTACGATTGCGGCGACAATTGTTTCGTGTTCCTCGAGCACTGTTTCCATATGATTTGGCAAGGGGAATGCAAGGCGACGCACGCGATCAAGTTGTGCTTTTGCCGAATGAATAATCCGCCAAACACGGTCGGACGTTCCAATTCGACAAATTAGCTTATGAAATTCCTCATCCGCCTCGTAAAAGGCAGCCAAGTCGCGATCTTGCGCAAGGCGTCGTTGGCTGAACATGCTGATATCTAGTTGTGATCTGCTTTCCTGTGTCATCCTGAGCGCGGCGATACGCACGGTTTCACGTTCTAAAGCACGGCGCACAAGCTGTCCCTCAAACACGGAATCGAGATCAATTTTTGAAACGTAAGTCCCTGAATTTGGGATTATATGGACCAAACCTTCGTCCGAAAGCCGCAAGAGTGCTTCTCGAATCGGTGTGCGAGAAACGTCCAGAAGGTCACAGACGTCGCGCTCAGGTATCAGTTTTCCAGGTTCGATGGACATCTCGATAATTGAGTATCTCAAGACGCCATAAACTTGCGAAGCGAGCGGCTTACTTTTGTCAATTAAGTCCAAAGCCCTTTCAGGCAAAACGAGGTTCGTTTTGCTCAAGGGTTTGCCGTCTAAGGTTTTTTTTCTTGGACGAGCCATGACGTCTCTTTCGGTTTTGGGCCAGTTACACGTGCTGAAGCCGCCTGATATGTTGGTTTATACGGGATAAATCAATAAAAATCAAAGGTTAAAAAATGTGTTGATAAACTGGTATACCAGTACTACGGTTGGCGAGAACTGGAGATTCGTCACGCCTTCGAGGCGGGCAGGGGGAAATAAGAATGACCGACATGGCTGAAATCGAGTCTCGGAGGGGGCTGTCTCTTTGTTGCTTTCGAGCCGCCAATTTTGGCTGGCCGCCCTTAATCTAGGTGTGATCGCTGTAATTGGATTCCTGCGGCCGGATACTTTTCTGAGTTGGATTAACTTCAAAGCCATTTTGACGCTGATGTCTTATGATGTGCTCTTGGCGATGGCTATGACTGTTGTTTTGATTGTGCGCGGATTGGATTTGTCCGTAGGGTCGGTCCTTGCGCTTACGTCTGTGGTTCTGGCGATGTTGTTGCGCGACGGTGTTCCTATTCCTATTGCTCTGGCAATCAGCCTAGTGTCCGCCCTACTTTGTGGCGCAGTGAATGGTTTCCTTGTCGTAAAGGGTCGGCTTTTACCATTCTTGGTGACTCTCGGAACTATGACAATCGCGCGGGGAATTGCGACGGTCCTGACCACCGGACAATACGTCTCTTTCCCCCATGCCACGCGTTGGTTTTCAAAGTTTGCACGTTACGAAATCGATATCCCGATTGGTGGCTCGGCTTACGGCGTGCCTGTCACGCTTCTCGTCACGCTTATTACCGCCATTTCCTTCGGGTTCCTGTTGTGGCGATGGGCTCCGATGCGCTCTTTCTTTTTCATCGGAGAAAGCCCCGATGCGGCGGCACTCTCTGGTATTCGGGTCGAGCGCGTTACTTTTACGGCTTACCTTTTGTCAGCGTTTTTCGTCTGGATCGCGGCGGTTCTGATGACATCGGCCAATAAGATTGGATACGCCAACTATGGTATCGGTTCCGAACTTCGTGCTCTTGCAGCGGCGGTCATTGGTGGTGCGAGCCTTTCTGGTGGGACGGGTTCAATCCTTGGTACTTTCCTTGGTGTCCTCTTGCTTGCCTTGATCGGGAATGGCTTCATTTTGCTCAACGGCGACCCGAACTGGCAACAGGCCACCGTCGGCGCGGTGTTGATTATCGCCGTGGCCGTTGACGCAATTCGTCGAATTCGGGGAGGGAGCGAATAATGCTCAGCGCAACAGGCATTTATAAGTCCTTTAATGGCAATGTCGTATTGACAAATGTCGACTTCAATCTGCGACCCGGAGAAGTGCATGCCCTTATTGGTGAGAATGGGGCAGGGAAGTCGACACTGGTGAACATCCTCTCTGGAAATCACCGCGCGGACAGTGGCGTAATTGAAGTTGACGAAGTCGAGAAATCTTTTGGGCATCCGTTGGAAGCAATGCGATCGGGAATCGCGGTCGTGCATCAGGAACTGAGTTTAGTACCCAATGCAACAGTTGCGGAAAATATGTTTTTGCGGCGTGAGATTACGAACAAATTCGGCCTAAACGACTGGCGCGCAATGACCGAGGCGGCGCAAAAAATTTTCGCGCAAATGGGCGTGGATATTAATCCAAATGACCTGGCGGGCTCACTTTCAACTGGAATGCAGCAATTGGTTGAGGTGGCCAAGGCGGTTTCTTTGAATGCCAAATATGTCTTTATGGACGAACCAACATCTTCGCTTTCGGAAAAGGAAATTCAGGAGCTTTTCCAAGTTGTGCGCGACTTAAGGGATCAAGGGCTTGGGATCGTTTTCATATCGCATAAGTTGACAGAGCTGTTTGAAATTTCGGATCGCATCACGGTTCTCAGGGATGGTCAATTTATAGGTACACGCGAGATTATTGCGACGGACGCCGAAGAAATCATCTCGATGATGGTCGGTCGCCACCTTGGCGATTTGTTCCCTCCAAAAGCGTCGAAACCAGGCGATGTGCTGTTTAAATGCTGTGGTTTAGCGGCCTTTGGGACAGTGGCAGATGTAAGTTTTGAAGTGCGTCGCGGCGAAATATTGGGCGTTGCAGGGCTTGTGGGCTCTGGCCGGACCGAAGCAATGCGCGCGTTGATCAATGCCGATCCCCGACTGGCGGGGACCTTCGAATTGAATGGTCAAGAGATTGAGATCAAAGACCCCGCCGACGCAATGCGGCAAGGGATTGTCTATGTTACCGAAGATCGGAAGCAATCGGGTTTGTTCCTAAATTTCGCCATTGATCAAAATATTTCGGTTTCAACTCTGTCAAAGAAGTCAGGAAGATTTGGCCTGACTAACCGCACAGAAATTGCGCAATCCGCAGAAACCTTCATTGAGAAAATGGATATCAGGCCGCGGCGGCCAGATGCGCGTGTTCTTGATCTGTCTGGGGGCAATCAGCAAAAGGTTCTTCTCTCGAAATACTTCGAGGTCGATCCAGTCCTAATGATTGTGGACGAACCCACACGCGGGGTCGATGTAGGGGCTAAAGCCCTGATTCACCAAAGACTTAGAGATCTTGCTGAAACAGGTGCCGCCATAATCGTGGTATCTTCGGAGATGCCTGAAGTCTTGGGTATGGCAGACCGTGTGCTTGTTTTTCGCGCTGGCCGTGTTTCCACAATTCTTGACAACCATAACAGCTCACTTCGCCAAGAAGAAGTTATGGCTGCAGCAATCGAATGAGGCTTGAATAATGTCCCACGAAAGAAAAAAACTGCGGCCAGTGACCGTGCAGTACATTGGTCTTATCTCTGTTACGCTGCTCATCGCGGTTGGGTTCCACTTCAGTTTCGGTAACCTGCTGACCGGCGCAAATTTGCGTGTTTTGGCGATGAATATGGTGTTTGAGGGGATAATGGCCCTTGGCATGACCTTTGTGATTATCATGGGTGGTATTGATCTCTCCGTGGCCTCTGTCTTTGCTTTTGCTGAAATTCTGGTCGGAAAATTGATGGTTCAGGCAGGATTGCCGGTGATCCCATCAGTTATCCTGACGGTAATGGCATGCGGCATGGTTGGTCTGATCAACGGGGTTCTTATTGTTACTCTGCGTGTGCATCCCTTGATTATTACGCTGGGAACCCTTTTGACGCTGCGTGGTGTGAATTTGGCTATTACCGATGGCCGTTCCATTTCGGGTTTTTCGGAAGAGTTTCTTTATCTCGGCCAAGGGCGTGTGTTTGGGGTTGATATTCCGATTTGGTTCTTTGGAATTGCAGCCCTCATCCTTGGGCTGGCCTTGGCGCACCACAGATACTTCCGTCAAATCTATTTCATCGGCGGCTCCGAACGTTCTGCACGTTTTTCTGGTGTGAATGTAGATCGGGTAAAAATCTCAATGTATATGCTTTGCTCCACTTTGGCCGGCTGTGCGGGCGTTATGGCCGCCGCTAAATATGGCGCGGCGCATTGGGGGCACGGGAATTTGTCGGAATTAAAAGCCATCGCAGCAGTTGCTGTTGGCGGCGCGGATATCATGGGCGGATCGGGCACTATCGTCGGAACAGTCCTTGGTGTGATCTTTCTAGCTGTTGTTCACAATGCTTTCGTGACCTCAGCTATCAACCCATTTTGGTATGACGTTGTAAACGGCGTCATGCTCTTGTTGGCGGTCCTTCTTAGTCGGTTCATTTCGGCGAGAAACCAACGAGAATTGCAATCAGCAAAACAAAAGAAATTGGATCTGAATATTCCCAAAACCAACGCATCGGAGGATTAAATATGCGTCTTAGAAAGAAAATTGCCATTGCGGCATTAGCTATTAGCGCGGCCTGTGGCTCAGCTGCAAGCGCACAGGACAACGAACATTACGGAATGGTTGTTTTCCTAAAAGGGTCGGAGTTCTTTAACTGGTCATATGCAGGTTTTCAGGATGCCGCCGCCACAGTTGGTGCGACAACCGAATTGCAAGGCCCAGCTGATTGGGACGCCTCCGCCGAAGCGCGTGCTGTTGACCAGCTCGTTGCCAAGGGTGTTAAAGGTATCGCTGTTACGGCTGGGGATGCGGACACTTTGACTGGCGCAATTAATGCTGCGATGGCTGCAGGTGTTCCAACCCTCACTTTTGATAGCGACAGCCCCAACTCTGATCGTCTGTTGTTTGTGGGAACCAACAACTACAACGCGGGTTTTGCAGCGGGTAAAGCCATTGGGGAAACTTACGGCGATGACGCGCGTGTCGGCGTTTCTTTGATCCCAGGCTTGGACTCAATCAACCACCGTTTGCAGGGCTTTATCGATGGTATGGCCTCCGTTGCTCCCGGCGCTAAAGTTGTTACCGAAGTGAACGACGAGGGTGATTTGCAAAAAGCCGAATCTGTAAACACAGCGATGCTTCAAGCAAATCCAGAAATCAACGTGATCTTCTGTGCGCACGGCAACCCAGCAACTGGCGCACTTGCGGCGACACGCAATGTTGGCCGTGACTCTGGCGACAACAAAGTCGGCGTTTTGGCTTGGTCCATCGACGCACCAATCTTGCTTGGTGTTGACGAAGGCGAATATGCAGCAACTGTAGCTCAGAATCCTTACATGATGGGCGTTCAGTCCTTCTGGGCTCTGTGGTCTGCGGCGCATCCAACTCAGTTTGATAGCCTTTCCAATCCTGGAATGGGCCACGTTCCTACTGCGGATCTCGATACTGGTGTCGCAATCTTGCAGCAAGGGAACCCAGCGATTCAAGCGCTGATGTCGCCTCCAAAACTCTAAAACCCAAATGGCCCCGGAGTTTTCTCTCGACTCTGGGGCCGCCTTAAATACATAGGATCCCTTCATGGAAATTACAGGAAAACGAGCCCTCGTCACTGGTGCGGGTGGTTCAATTGGTGTCGCAATTTGTCAACGGCTTGCAGCAGATGGCGTTGAGATAATTGCGCTGGATATTGCCAAAGGGCCGTTGGAGCAGCTTAAAGATAAATTCGGCGCCCAAACGATTTGCGCGGATCTGGAAAACCTTGAGACCCTCGCATCTCAAGTAGAGAGTGTTGGACCTGTTGATATCCTCGTCAATAACGCGGGTATTCTGAATAATCAAAAACTGATGGCTCAAAACTTGCAAGAGTGGCATAGAACGCAACGGATTAACGTGGGCTCAGCGCTCGTTTTGATGCAAACTTTGTTGCCTGGAATGGTGGATCGTGGCTGGGGTCGTATAATTAATATGTCCTCTTATGCGGCGAAATGCGGTGGCCTCACAGCAGGGACGGCCTATACCACATCCAAGGCCGCTCTCACTGGTTTGACGTTTTCGATTGCGCGTGAATTCGCTGGAAAAGGCATCACTGCAAATGCAATTGCGCCCGCCTATGTCATGTCGCCGATGGTATCAGAGCAACTCACGGATGAGCAACGTGCCGACCTTTTGAAAGCTATTCCCGTTGGTCGTTTCTGTGCGCCGGAAGAAGTGGCGCATGCTGTTGCCTTCCTTGCGTCTCCGTTAGCTGGTTTTATCACGGGTGAAGTCATTGATATCAATGGCGGCTTGCAATTCGACTAGCAGGTTAAACCCATACATTTACATCCTATTTTGGAGCCTCGAATGCTTGCGATTGATAGCCATCATCATATTTGGAATCCCTCTGTGGGAGATTTTTCGTGGATGACGAAAGCGCACGATCCTATCAATCGCGAATTTACAGCGGGTGATCTAGAACCTCTGTTGGAAGAAGCTCGCGTAAGCAACACTGTGCTTGTCCAAACGTGGTCGAGTTTGGAAGAAACAGAAGCTTTTCTAACCTTGGCTGGCACCTGTGAATTCATAGCAGGAGTTGTGGGGTGGGTGGACTTGACGGGCGACGTATCAATGCAACTTGCCCGCCTCAACGCGCATCCAGAAGTGTCGCTCCTCAAAGGAATTCGCCACCAAGTTCATGATGAAGATGACGCAAATTGGCTGATGCGCCCCGACGTGCAACACGGTTTACACGCGCTATCCAAGAGTGGTTTGGTTTACGATCTACTTATTCGGGCCCGAGAAATTCCAGCGGCGGTCTCTTGCGTAAAAGCATTGCCTGACATGAAATTTATTGTGGATCATATTGCTAAACCCCGCATTTGTGACGGTTGGGATGCAGAATGGGATGCTCAGATTACGCAGCTCGCAACGCAGAAAACGAATGTTTGGATTAAGCTTTCTGGCCTCGTAACCGAGTCTAATTGGCAGGCGTGGCGTCCCCAAGATATTGAACCCTACGTGCAGCGCGTGCTGACATTGTTTGGAACCAAACGCGTCATGGTTGGTTCCGATTGGCCCGTATGCACACTCGCATCTACCTATGGGAACACCATGGAGTTAGTGCGGGATTGCATTTCTAATTTTTCTGTCGATGAGCAGGAGGATATCTTGCGCAACAACGCTATTCGGGCCTATGGGCTGGATGTCGCTTGAACTTGCGACGCATTTTTGACGGCAATAAACACAACTTTCGGGGCATATAACGATGCAAGAAACATGGCGGTGGTTTGGTCCACAAGACAATATTTCGTTGCAAGAAATTCGCCAAACAGGCGCCACGGGCATCGTCACTGCTCTTCATGATGAAGCGCCTGGAATCGCTTGGACTCAAGCTGCCATCGCAGAACGACAAGGCATGATTCAATCGGCGGACATGGAGTGGTCGGTGTGTGAATCGATCCCAGTTCCCGATAGTATCAAACGCGACGGGGCGACGGCAGTCGCAGAAATTGAGGCATGGAAAATGTCTCTGGCACGTCTTGGACGGTCAGGGGTGCGCACGGTTTGCTACAACTTTATGCCAGTTGTCGATTGGACCAGAACAGATCTGATGTTTAAATTGCCAAGCGGCGGGTTCGCACTTTGGTATGATCACATCGATTTCGTTGCATATGATGTTTTCATTTTGGCCCGAAAAAGCGCCTGTGACGATTACGCAGCAAGTGATGTTGCCGCGGCCCAAGTGCGATTTGAAAACCTCAACGAGGCTGCACAACTTGCTCTTGAAGATAATATCATAGCCGGACTTCCCGGAGGCGCGGATGGTCTTTCGCGTCCCACAATTTCCAACTTGATCGCCTCCTTTAACGGCATGACAAAAAACGATATGCGCAGCAATCTTTTGCATTTCCTAAGCGAGGTCATTCCCGTGGCACAAGAATTCGGAGTCAAACTCGCTATCCACCCTGATGATCCACCGCTTGCGTTATTCGGCTTGCCGCGAATTGTGTC
This Falsihalocynthiibacter arcticus DNA region includes the following protein-coding sequences:
- a CDS encoding acyl-CoA dehydrogenase family protein, coding for MTTVLDVKTTEISSAQSLEQDFSKLTETLEFKHLLKTIAERRGEIEQKRHVPKDIIALMKKARIFRSATPTRFGGDAMAPHHFLKMVDKIGTVDGSAAWVSAFGSANTYTAALPIEAQEIMYANGPDQVFAGGLHPVQKATRVEGGWNVSGRWKFASGCMGADWIGVGIEGVPQGDEPNAPPIVMMAVAPADEVEIIECWDVSGMQGTGSHDTTVTDKYYSDTWICERGAPGLFDEPLYRYPAMAYQAQVHAACNLGLARAAIEHAKSVSNAAKLMAGHSRLCDRGYYLTGVAETEAALRGARAFFYEAAEEAWDYLLQGDPVPLEHINLLRLSASNAAKVGAQIVQKCYTISGMGVIASGNPMQRYLRDAMVVTQHAAVTDMTIENAGRVLAGLDAPRGYP
- a CDS encoding GntR family transcriptional regulator, with product MARPRKKTLDGKPLSKTNLVLPERALDLIDKSKPLASQVYGVLRYSIIEMSIEPGKLIPERDVCDLLDVSRTPIREALLRLSDEGLVHIIPNSGTYVSKIDLDSVFEGQLVRRALERETVRIAALRMTQESRSQLDISMFSQRRLAQDRDLAAFYEADEEFHKLICRIGTSDRVWRIIHSAKAQLDRVRRLAFPLPNHMETVLEEHETIVAAIVAGDSTSAEQAIDRHLNRVVETVKALVNGKPELFSDEALTAIEKYSVLFADKNTSR
- a CDS encoding ABC transporter permease, which produces MLLSSRQFWLAALNLGVIAVIGFLRPDTFLSWINFKAILTLMSYDVLLAMAMTVVLIVRGLDLSVGSVLALTSVVLAMLLRDGVPIPIALAISLVSALLCGAVNGFLVVKGRLLPFLVTLGTMTIARGIATVLTTGQYVSFPHATRWFSKFARYEIDIPIGGSAYGVPVTLLVTLITAISFGFLLWRWAPMRSFFFIGESPDAAALSGIRVERVTFTAYLLSAFFVWIAAVLMTSANKIGYANYGIGSELRALAAAVIGGASLSGGTGSILGTFLGVLLLALIGNGFILLNGDPNWQQATVGAVLIIAVAVDAIRRIRGGSE
- a CDS encoding sugar ABC transporter ATP-binding protein; translation: MLSATGIYKSFNGNVVLTNVDFNLRPGEVHALIGENGAGKSTLVNILSGNHRADSGVIEVDEVEKSFGHPLEAMRSGIAVVHQELSLVPNATVAENMFLRREITNKFGLNDWRAMTEAAQKIFAQMGVDINPNDLAGSLSTGMQQLVEVAKAVSLNAKYVFMDEPTSSLSEKEIQELFQVVRDLRDQGLGIVFISHKLTELFEISDRITVLRDGQFIGTREIIATDAEEIISMMVGRHLGDLFPPKASKPGDVLFKCCGLAAFGTVADVSFEVRRGEILGVAGLVGSGRTEAMRALINADPRLAGTFELNGQEIEIKDPADAMRQGIVYVTEDRKQSGLFLNFAIDQNISVSTLSKKSGRFGLTNRTEIAQSAETFIEKMDIRPRRPDARVLDLSGGNQQKVLLSKYFEVDPVLMIVDEPTRGVDVGAKALIHQRLRDLAETGAAIIVVSSEMPEVLGMADRVLVFRAGRVSTILDNHNSSLRQEEVMAAAIE
- a CDS encoding ABC transporter permease; protein product: MSHERKKLRPVTVQYIGLISVTLLIAVGFHFSFGNLLTGANLRVLAMNMVFEGIMALGMTFVIIMGGIDLSVASVFAFAEILVGKLMVQAGLPVIPSVILTVMACGMVGLINGVLIVTLRVHPLIITLGTLLTLRGVNLAITDGRSISGFSEEFLYLGQGRVFGVDIPIWFFGIAALILGLALAHHRYFRQIYFIGGSERSARFSGVNVDRVKISMYMLCSTLAGCAGVMAAAKYGAAHWGHGNLSELKAIAAVAVGGADIMGGSGTIVGTVLGVIFLAVVHNAFVTSAINPFWYDVVNGVMLLLAVLLSRFISARNQRELQSAKQKKLDLNIPKTNASED
- a CDS encoding substrate-binding domain-containing protein gives rise to the protein MRLRKKIAIAALAISAACGSAASAQDNEHYGMVVFLKGSEFFNWSYAGFQDAAATVGATTELQGPADWDASAEARAVDQLVAKGVKGIAVTAGDADTLTGAINAAMAAGVPTLTFDSDSPNSDRLLFVGTNNYNAGFAAGKAIGETYGDDARVGVSLIPGLDSINHRLQGFIDGMASVAPGAKVVTEVNDEGDLQKAESVNTAMLQANPEINVIFCAHGNPATGALAATRNVGRDSGDNKVGVLAWSIDAPILLGVDEGEYAATVAQNPYMMGVQSFWALWSAAHPTQFDSLSNPGMGHVPTADLDTGVAILQQGNPAIQALMSPPKL
- a CDS encoding SDR family NAD(P)-dependent oxidoreductase translates to MEITGKRALVTGAGGSIGVAICQRLAADGVEIIALDIAKGPLEQLKDKFGAQTICADLENLETLASQVESVGPVDILVNNAGILNNQKLMAQNLQEWHRTQRINVGSALVLMQTLLPGMVDRGWGRIINMSSYAAKCGGLTAGTAYTTSKAALTGLTFSIAREFAGKGITANAIAPAYVMSPMVSEQLTDEQRADLLKAIPVGRFCAPEEVAHAVAFLASPLAGFITGEVIDINGGLQFD
- a CDS encoding amidohydrolase family protein produces the protein MTKAHDPINREFTAGDLEPLLEEARVSNTVLVQTWSSLEETEAFLTLAGTCEFIAGVVGWVDLTGDVSMQLARLNAHPEVSLLKGIRHQVHDEDDANWLMRPDVQHGLHALSKSGLVYDLLIRAREIPAAVSCVKALPDMKFIVDHIAKPRICDGWDAEWDAQITQLATQKTNVWIKLSGLVTESNWQAWRPQDIEPYVQRVLTLFGTKRVMVGSDWPVCTLASTYGNTMELVRDCISNFSVDEQEDILRNNAIRAYGLDVA
- the uxuA gene encoding mannonate dehydratase; the encoded protein is MQETWRWFGPQDNISLQEIRQTGATGIVTALHDEAPGIAWTQAAIAERQGMIQSADMEWSVCESIPVPDSIKRDGATAVAEIEAWKMSLARLGRSGVRTVCYNFMPVVDWTRTDLMFKLPSGGFALWYDHIDFVAYDVFILARKSACDDYAASDVAAAQVRFENLNEAAQLALEDNIIAGLPGGADGLSRPTISNLIASFNGMTKNDMRSNLLHFLSEVIPVAQEFGVKLAIHPDDPPLALFGLPRIVSSAADARFILRSYDVPENGLAFCTGSYGARQGNDLTAMAQEFAHRVNFAHLRMVNLEGNNCFHEAEHLHRLDEMVAVVRALRNAERQTGVTIPMRPDHGHLLATDATRASNPGYSYIGRLKGLAEIRGLIAGLDTTEDEV